Within the uncultured Draconibacterium sp. genome, the region CCGGCCAGTAACGATCCGGCAACAAATGCTGCGGTTCCGAATGTTCCGTAAACCACGCCAATCTCGGTGGTTGTTAACCCAAGTCCACCATCGGCAACAGCAGCTTTAAAGAACAGCGGAGCAATTTTGATGGCAAATCCTTCGGCAAAACGGTACAATACAATAAAGGTGATGTACCAGTAAATATGTTTTTTCTGAAAGAATGTTTTTAGCACATCCCAAAGTGTGGCAAATCCTTCTTTCAGGCTTTGTACCTCTGATGTTGATGCTTCTCCGCCAGGCAACATCCGCGAGTGGTAGAGGCCAACCAAAGCCATAACGCCTGCTATCCCAATCATAACAGCCACCCAGGCATTTACTATGCCCATTTGTTTTTCAAGAATCCCGGCAATGGTAACAAAACCACCGTAAGCCAGAAATTTTCCTACGTTATACGACGCTCCCTGCCAGCCAATGTATCTTGCCTGATCTTTTGAGGAAAGAACACTGAGGTATACCCCGTCGGTTGCAATGTCGTTGGTGGCGCCACTAAAACCGATAACGCCAAGCAAGGCAATCGTGTATACAAAAAAGTTGGGAAGTGGAAGCGAAAATGCGATCAATGCAAAAGTTATTGCCGTAATAAACTGACTGGTAACAACAAAAAACTTCTTCGATTTAAACATCTCTAAAACCGGGCTCCATAGCGGTTTCAACGTCCAGGGGAGCATAATTAACGAGGTCCAGAATGCTATTTTGGAATCGGAGATCCCCATGTTTTTATACATAATAGCTGTTGACTGGGCCAGCACCATAAAAGGCAATCCCATTGCAAAATAGGCCGTTGGAACCCATAATGCCGGATTGGTGACTTTGTTTTTTGTTTTTACCATCGGTGGTTGTTGACGTTAAAGATTGATAATTGAAAGTGTTATTTTATTTTTTTCAAATTTGCAATACAATTTTAAATAAATTTAAAAAGTATAAAAATAAATTTCTGTGAAAAGAATCTGAATGTCGACAAAAATTTAATATGAAGAGTAATTTTTTTCAGAATTTGTTAAATGAATTCAACCTGCAGAATATAGAGAATAAAAAAGGCCTCCGTCAATTGACGGAAGCCTTCATTCGAAAAATTGTAATCAAGTTGAATTCCAGTGAGCGCATTCCCTAATGGTTTTGCCTTGGGCGTAAGTGAACAAAACAATACAAAAGCCTTAACGGAATTGGATTCCTCGTCAGCCCTGCTGTGAGGAGTTTTAGTTATTTATAAAATGGTAGTACTACGTAGGTATAAATAATGCAGCCCATGCAAACGCCCAATGCAAATTCCAGCGTTGCTAAAAATATCAGTAATCCCGCCACAACCATTGCGGCAGTGGTTAGCTGGGCCATAAAAAGACCAACAATTACCAGTGTCATTACAAATCCCAGTCGGGCTGCAAAAATCTTGGGTGCTTTTGCTATTGGTTTTTCCTTTAAATTAAGAGCATTCGACAAACGATGACTAATGTAACTAATCGGGCTGTGCTTTAATTGCGTAAAAGCGCGCATAAAAAAGTCGGCCATCAGTACAATCAAAAAGATTGACGAATTCATCACAAAACCGGTTATAACCAGTAAAATTCCAATTAGTGCGTTTATCCGGGTGGTTTTTTCATCGACTTTATCGGTCGAAATAGGGCATACTAATTGTCTCATAGCTGTCGTATTAATAATTGATACAAATAAAATACAAATAACTCTTTTAATTAAGAAAAGGACGAATTACACTTTAATTCCTTACAAATAATTAACAAAGTCTGTCATTCGTCATCATATAAAAGTTGAGTGTGGTTATATTTAGCGTTTCAAATAATTAGACATGTTACCCCCGGTTTTTTGTAGGTAGATCATAAAAAAACTGTAATAAAAATAGTCTGGGGTCGATTTTTTTGAATTGCCATGAAAGGACTGCATAAAAATTTTGAACGAATGAAGATTAGAAAAAAGCTGTATTTAAGTGTTGTCTGTTTGGGTCTCGTTCAGTTGCTGGCGATTGATAGCCATGCGCAGAAACAGGAGCCGGCCAAACCATTTTTCGAAAATGGGGAAGCACAAATTGTAAAAGCGTTTGAAGATCCGGATTACTGGATTCGCGAAGACCTGTGGGTGGAAACTGAATTTGATTCGGATGGAGATGGTTTGTTAGACCGCATGCACGTTGACGTAACACGTCCGCGGCAAACCGAAAGTGAAGGATTAAAACTGCCTGTTATTTATAATTCGAGCCCGTATTTTTCCGGTGTTGCAGGGAACAATCCTGAGTTCTTTTGGGATGTTAATCAGGAGTTGGGTGAAAAACCAAAACAACATGTGCACCCGCCCGAGATTCAGCGAAGGGGAGAACGACCTATTATTTCAAAGGCACAGGTAAATATCTGGGTTCCGCGTGGTTTTGTTGTGGTACATTCATCGTCTCCGGGAACAGGATTGTCTGATGGTTCTCCAACAGTTGGTGGCGACAACGAATCGCTGGCTCCAAAAGCTGTAATCGACTGGCTGTGCGGACGAGCAAAAGGCTACAAAACCCACCGTGGAAATGAAGAGGTTGAAGCCTATTGGTGTACCGGGAAAGTGGGTATGACAGGAACTTCGTATGAAGGAACATTGCCTTTGGCTGCCGCAACAACCGGTGTTGAAGGACTGGAAGCTATTATTCCAATTGCACCAAATACTTCATATTATCATTACTACCGATCTAATGGTTTGGTTCGCTCTCCCGGTGGCTATCTTGGCGAAGATATTGATGTGCTTTTTGATTTTATTCACAGCGGTGATCTGGATAAAAGAGCTTATGCACGCGAACATGTTCGCGATGATGAAATGAAAAATGGTCAGGATCGTATTACCGGCGACTACAATGATTTTTGGGCCGGCCGCGATTACCTGAATGATATGGGGCCGATGCATGCAGCAATGCTGATGTCGCACGGGTTTAACGATTGGAATGTGGTGCCAGAGCACAGTTTGCGTATTTACGAAGCAGCTAAAGCAAAAGGTATTCCTTGCCAGATTTATTACCATCAGGACGCTCATGGTGGACCACCACCACTTAGCATGATGAACCGCTGGTTTACACGTTATTTGTTTGGTATTGAAAATGGTGTGGAAAACGATCCAAAAGCATGGATCGTGCGTGAAGACGCTGACCATGATCATCCTACAGCTTATGCCGATTATCCAAATCCGGATGCAAAACCAGTAACTTTCTTCCTGACTTCAGGCGCACCCGAGAGAGGTGGTCTTGTTATTGAAAAACCAAAGAGTCAGACAGAAGAAACATTGGTTGATAATTATTCATTTTCGAGCGAGGCACTGGCGCAAGCCGAAATTACTGAGCACCGCTTAATTTATGTAAGTCCGGAACTGAAAGAAGACGTGCATATTTCAGGAAAACCAAAAATTACCATTAAAGCGGCCAGTAGCAAGCCAGCTGTTAACCTTTCTGTTTATCTGGTTTCGTTACCTTGGAATAATTCACAGTGGCGCCGGCCAAAAATTACTGATAACCTGATTACACGTGGTTGGGCCGATTTGCAGAACTATAAATCACTACGCGAAAGTGAACCCTTAAAACCGGGTAAATTCTATGAAATGACTTTCGAGCTGCAACCCGATGATCAGGTGATTAGAGCTGGGCAACAAATTGGCTTGATGATCATTTCGAGCGACAAAGATTTTACACTTCATCCAAAACCCGGTACCGAATTAACTGTTGATTTGAACGGAACAAGCATTGAAATTCCGATTGTTGGCGGGGCAGAAGCTTACAATAAAGCTATTCAATAACACAGGTTTCTAAATTTCAGTTTGATGATACAGAGATTATCTATAGCAACAGTGTTGGTTGTTTTGGGATTGAATGTAGCTGCACAAAAAACAAATTTTACACACCAGGATTCGCTACGCGGCAGTATAACTCCCGAACGGGTCTGGTGGGATCTTACTTATTACCATTTGGATGTAAAAGTAGATCCGTCTGACAGTACAATCTCCGGTAGTAATCTGATTCAATATAAGGTTTTAGAATCGAATCAGCTGATGCAGATCGATCTGCAGCCACCAATGAAGATTTCGCGAATTACTCAAAATGGCAAGGTGCTCGATTATACACGAGACGGCAATGCCTGGTTTGTGGAATTGGAAGAACAGCAGAATCCGAATGATGTTAACGAACTGTTGGTTGAATATTCGGGGAGACCAAAGATCAGTAAACGACCTCCGTGGGATGGCGGCATAAGCTGGCAGAAAGATGAAAACGGCTACGATTTTATTGTAAATACCAACCAGGGCGACGGTGGAAGTTTGTGGTGGCCCTGCAAGGATCATCCATATGACGAGCCCGACAGTATGCTGATCAGCGTAACTTTTCCCGAGCATTTAATGGATGTTTCGAATGGACGTTTACGAGAAGTGGAACAAAACACCGACGGAACAAAAACGGCACACTGGTTCGTCAATAACCCGATAAACAACTACGGTGTAAACATCAACATAGGAAATTATGCGCACTGGCACGAAGTTTTTAAAGGCGAAAAAGGCGATTTGGATTGCAATTACTGGGTGTTGAAACAAAACCTGGAAAAGGCAAAAGAGCATTTTAAGCAGGCACCAATGATGCTGGAAGCTTTTGAGCACTGGTTTGGTCCGTATCCGTTTTACGAAGATGGTTACAAACTGGTGGAAGTGCCATATCCGGGTATGGAGCATCAAAGTTCAGTGACTTACGGAAATGGATTTAAAAATGGATATGGTGGTCGTGATATAAGTTACTCGGGCTGGGGATTTAAGTTCGATTTTATCATCATTCACGAGTCGGGACACGAGTGGTTTGCCAATAACATCACAAATTGGGATGAAGCCGATATGTGGATTCATGAAAGTTTTACGAATTACGCTGAAAATCTGTTCGTGGAGTATTACTGGGGCAAAAAGGCTGGTTCGGAATATATCAGGGGTAGCCGACTTGGTATTCTCAACGATCGTCCTGTTATTGGGGTTTACGGCGTAAATTATCCGGGATCGGGAGATATGTATCCAAAAGGTGCCAATATGTTGCATACTTTGCGACAGGTAGTCAACGATGATGAAAAATGGCGTGGAATTTTGCGTGGATTAAATAAAGAGTTCTATCATCAGACTGTAAAAGCTGAGCAAATTGAAGGCTATTTAATTGAGCATACCGGACTTGATTTACAAGGCTTTTTTAACCAGTACCTGCGCGATACACGAATTCCAACTTTTGAGTATGCAATGATTGATGGCGAGCTGCAATTCCGGTGGGCCAATTGTGTCGACAATTTTAAATTGCCACTGAAAGTATACATTAATGGAGAACTTCACTGGCTGAATCCTTCCGGTAGCTGGCAATATTTCGACTCCGAAGAGAAAGTAAAAAAAGTAGAAGTGGATAAAGACTTTTATGTAGCTGGTTTTAAGGTTGCAGACCTATAAAACAGAAGACTATACAGATAAGTAAGATTTGGAGTGGCCGTAAGAGGCAGCTGAATGCGAAATGTGAGGAACACCGAAATACTCTGCTTTTTGCCTGCCGGCGGCCTTCATTTTTGCCTTGATGCAAAAACGAAGCAAAAAGATCAAGGCTACTTTTGGGCTTAATCCTTCGTTTTCATAAAACCTAAGTTCGGACGGGTGATCTTCTCAATTCTTCGAAGCTTCCCGTTCTCTCTAAGGTTTTATTTCAACTCCGGGCAAATCCCAAAAGAGGCCGTCCATTGATGTAACGTCAGCTACATTGAAGCTGGGCCTCGGCCGGTGAGCCGGAAAACAAGAGATGACTGCGTAAAAAATTACTGATGTTTGAGGAGGTACGACTGCCTGTCCCGACCGTAGCATCGGGAAGTTTCAGGAATTTTAGCCGGCATCACGTAGCTTTTTCGAGGGAAGCGGGCGCAGCCTTGGGTTTTCTGTCTACTCTTTGGGCTAAGCCAAAGAGTAGAATCCGCCTGATAAGGCAAAAGCAAGTTTCTTCTATTTGGTTGCTATACTCATATGAAACAGTACATAAAGCAAAAGAGCCTTACATTGATCTATACAGACAAGCAAGGCTCTTTTTATATTCGAATTGGTTAGGAAACTGCAACTGATGTCGTTCCGTCCATAAAAACTTCCAGTAAATCGCCCGATTCATTAAACACTGCAACTCGTTGTTTTTCGATCCACATGGCGCAAAGCGGTCCACAGTAATCCGTCCAGGATAAATCAAGTGTTACTACATAAACTGATTCAAAACTTTGAGGCTCTACTGTTTCGCCATTTGAATTTTCATCAGGAGAGGTATATGAATCATGAAACTCAACACTTGCCGTGTAGGTAAATTCAGCTGTATAAAAGAAAACATCTTCTCTGTTTGCATTATACATGTCTATTAAATCTGAATAATAGTCAATTGCGTCGGTGGTAATACAGTAAGGGATCAGCACGCCATCAAAATAATTATAATACCAATAGGCTGTTTCCGGGACTTCCATTCCAGACCATTCCGCGGCATCAATAATTTCTTCGCGCGAAGGATAGTACGATTCGGCTTTTGTGATGAGTTCGGCCTCAAAAGAATTATCCGAATTTCGTTCAATCAGTTTGGTATAGCTGCGTTCCGGCATTTCCATCCTGTTGTCGTCAGAATCGCTGCACGAAACAA harbors:
- a CDS encoding MFS transporter, whose protein sequence is MVKTKNKVTNPALWVPTAYFAMGLPFMVLAQSTAIMYKNMGISDSKIAFWTSLIMLPWTLKPLWSPVLEMFKSKKFFVVTSQFITAITFALIAFSLPLPNFFVYTIALLGVIGFSGATNDIATDGVYLSVLSSKDQARYIGWQGASYNVGKFLAYGGFVTIAGILEKQMGIVNAWVAVMIGIAGVMALVGLYHSRMLPGGEASTSEVQSLKEGFATLWDVLKTFFQKKHIYWYITFIVLYRFAEGFAIKIAPLFFKAAVADGGLGLTTTEIGVVYGTFGTAAFVAGSLLAGYFIARRGLKRALLILVSTFNIPFLVYALLAHYQPSSLYLVGAAVVFEYFGYGFGFVGLMLFMMQQVAPGKYKMAHYAFATGIMNLGFMVPSMLSGYFSDWLGYKLFFAWVLIATIPAFIAARFVPFGHPDNVDEETKEIETND
- a CDS encoding DUF4395 domain-containing protein codes for the protein MRQLVCPISTDKVDEKTTRINALIGILLVITGFVMNSSIFLIVLMADFFMRAFTQLKHSPISYISHRLSNALNLKEKPIAKAPKIFAARLGFVMTLVIVGLFMAQLTTAAMVVAGLLIFLATLEFALGVCMGCIIYTYVVLPFYK
- a CDS encoding Xaa-Pro dipeptidyl-peptidase, whose translation is MKIRKKLYLSVVCLGLVQLLAIDSHAQKQEPAKPFFENGEAQIVKAFEDPDYWIREDLWVETEFDSDGDGLLDRMHVDVTRPRQTESEGLKLPVIYNSSPYFSGVAGNNPEFFWDVNQELGEKPKQHVHPPEIQRRGERPIISKAQVNIWVPRGFVVVHSSSPGTGLSDGSPTVGGDNESLAPKAVIDWLCGRAKGYKTHRGNEEVEAYWCTGKVGMTGTSYEGTLPLAAATTGVEGLEAIIPIAPNTSYYHYYRSNGLVRSPGGYLGEDIDVLFDFIHSGDLDKRAYAREHVRDDEMKNGQDRITGDYNDFWAGRDYLNDMGPMHAAMLMSHGFNDWNVVPEHSLRIYEAAKAKGIPCQIYYHQDAHGGPPPLSMMNRWFTRYLFGIENGVENDPKAWIVREDADHDHPTAYADYPNPDAKPVTFFLTSGAPERGGLVIEKPKSQTEETLVDNYSFSSEALAQAEITEHRLIYVSPELKEDVHISGKPKITIKAASSKPAVNLSVYLVSLPWNNSQWRRPKITDNLITRGWADLQNYKSLRESEPLKPGKFYEMTFELQPDDQVIRAGQQIGLMIISSDKDFTLHPKPGTELTVDLNGTSIEIPIVGGAEAYNKAIQ
- a CDS encoding M1 family metallopeptidase produces the protein MIQRLSIATVLVVLGLNVAAQKTNFTHQDSLRGSITPERVWWDLTYYHLDVKVDPSDSTISGSNLIQYKVLESNQLMQIDLQPPMKISRITQNGKVLDYTRDGNAWFVELEEQQNPNDVNELLVEYSGRPKISKRPPWDGGISWQKDENGYDFIVNTNQGDGGSLWWPCKDHPYDEPDSMLISVTFPEHLMDVSNGRLREVEQNTDGTKTAHWFVNNPINNYGVNINIGNYAHWHEVFKGEKGDLDCNYWVLKQNLEKAKEHFKQAPMMLEAFEHWFGPYPFYEDGYKLVEVPYPGMEHQSSVTYGNGFKNGYGGRDISYSGWGFKFDFIIIHESGHEWFANNITNWDEADMWIHESFTNYAENLFVEYYWGKKAGSEYIRGSRLGILNDRPVIGVYGVNYPGSGDMYPKGANMLHTLRQVVNDDEKWRGILRGLNKEFYHQTVKAEQIEGYLIEHTGLDLQGFFNQYLRDTRIPTFEYAMIDGELQFRWANCVDNFKLPLKVYINGELHWLNPSGSWQYFDSEEKVKKVEVDKDFYVAGFKVADL